A region from the Lolium perenne isolate Kyuss_39 chromosome 4, Kyuss_2.0, whole genome shotgun sequence genome encodes:
- the LOC127332260 gene encoding protein COP1 SUPPRESSOR 2 — translation MPKNFRKRSLEPDAADHSDDEDVRRVALEEIKYMQKLRERKLGIPAASVATGAAGAATDGSSARGRGGGGAGAAGEAGKEDLVLQDTFAQETAVTIEDPNMLRYVENELLKKRGKPIELNDKDDKDEVDELYVVPDHLKVRKKNLEESSTQWTTGIAEVQLPIEYKLRNIEETEAAKKLLQEKRLAGKTKSDANIPSSYSADYFHRGRDYAEKLRREHPELSQANEAGGKPTDSNNPGGPPAGRREAATDELLLERFRKREKFRVMRR, via the exons ATGCCAAAAAACTTCCGCAAGCGGAGCCTCGAGCCGGACGCCGCCGACCACTCCGACGATGAGGACGTCCGCCG CGTCGCTCTGGAGGAGATTAAGTACATGCAGAAGCTCCGGGAGAGGAAGCTGGGCATCCCGGCGGCGTCCGTAGCCaccggcgccgccggcgccgccacagACGGCTCCTCCGCCCGTGGCCGAGGAGGCGGCGGGGCAGGGGCAGCCGGCGAGGCCGGCAAGGAGGACCTCGTCCTGCAGGACACCTTCGCGCAGGAGACTGCCGTCACCATCGAAGACCCCAatat GTTGAGGTATGTGGAGAACGAGCTGTTGAAGAAGAGGGGCAAGCCGATCGAGTTGAACGACAAGGACGATAAGGACGAGGTGGATGAGCTCTACGTTGTGCCCGACCACCTGAAG GTGAGGAAGAAGAACTTGGAAGAGAGCTCAACCCAGTGGACCACTGGCATCGCCGAAGTTCAGCTCCCCATCGA GTACAAATtgagaaatattgaagaaactgaGGCAGCTAAGAAATTGTTGCAAGAGAAAAGACTTGCGGGTAAAACAAAATCAGATGCGAACATTCCATCAAGTTACAGTGCTGATTATTTCCATCGTGGAAGAGATTATGCTGAAAAATTGCGAAGAG AACATCCCGAGTTATCACAGGCTAATGAAGCTGGAGGCAAACCAACCGATAGTAACAATCCAGGTGGCCCACCAGCGGGACGTAGAGAAGCTGCTACCGATGAGTTGTTGCTCGAGCGTTTCCGCAAGCGAGAAAAATTCCGTGTCATGCGAAGATAG